From a region of the Thermus caldilimi genome:
- the aroQ gene encoding type II 3-dehydroquinate dehydratase — MVLILNGPNLNLLGQREPEVYGRTTLEELEALCEAWGAELGLGVAFRQSNYEGQLIEWVQQAHREGFLAIVLNPGALTHYSYALLDAIRAQPLPVVEVHLSNLHAREPFRQHSVTAGACRGIISGFGPLSYKLALVYLAEVLEVGAP, encoded by the coding sequence ATGGTGCTGATCCTAAACGGACCCAACCTGAACCTTCTGGGCCAGCGGGAGCCCGAGGTGTACGGGCGCACCACCCTCGAGGAGCTGGAAGCCCTCTGCGAGGCCTGGGGAGCGGAGCTGGGCCTGGGGGTGGCCTTCCGCCAGAGCAACTACGAGGGTCAGCTGATCGAATGGGTACAGCAAGCCCATCGGGAGGGGTTCCTGGCCATCGTCCTTAACCCCGGAGCCCTCACCCACTACTCCTACGCCCTTCTGGACGCCATACGGGCTCAGCCCCTTCCCGTGGTGGAGGTGCACCTCTCCAACCTCCACGCCCGCGAGCCCTTCCGCCAGCACTCCGTCACCGCGGGGGCCTGCCGGGGAATCATCTCCGGCTTCGGTCCCCTCTCCTACAAGCTGGCCCTGGTCTACCTGGCGGAGGTCCTGGAGGTGGGGGCTCCCTAG
- a CDS encoding LysM peptidoglycan-binding domain-containing M23 family metallopeptidase produces the protein MPWLLALLLALPALAQTHTVAPGETLFSIARRYGTTVEALARLNGLQDPNRIRVGQVLRVRPGGEVALPRGSLVYFPPIQGRAFALRVEGYREGWVEFLGVRYPLLSGEGGLWALLAVGAMQPPEVYPLRLHLDGEETVLPLRVLAGGYAKETLVLSPSLEKLLEDPGLKAEREKVVQACPREGPLTFSRFLKPLEGGRITSAFGTRRRYGTLFTSYHEGLDFAAPPGTPVRAVAEGVVVLSERLKVRGEAVVVAHGMGLCTGYWHLSERRVRVGERVKGGQVIGLLGSTGLSTGPHLHLEVRLFGIPVDPAPFFQGLPSP, from the coding sequence ATGCCCTGGCTACTGGCCCTCCTCCTGGCCTTACCCGCCTTGGCCCAGACCCACACCGTAGCCCCTGGGGAAACGCTTTTTTCCATCGCCCGCCGCTACGGGACCACGGTGGAGGCCCTGGCCCGGCTCAATGGGCTTCAGGATCCCAACCGCATCCGGGTGGGGCAGGTCCTGCGGGTGCGCCCTGGGGGGGAGGTGGCCCTGCCCAGGGGAAGCCTGGTTTATTTCCCCCCGATCCAGGGCCGGGCCTTTGCCCTACGGGTGGAAGGGTACCGGGAGGGGTGGGTGGAGTTTTTGGGGGTGCGCTACCCTCTCCTTTCCGGGGAGGGGGGGCTTTGGGCCCTCCTGGCGGTGGGGGCGATGCAACCCCCAGAGGTCTACCCTTTGCGCCTCCATCTGGATGGGGAGGAGACGGTCCTCCCTCTGAGGGTGCTGGCAGGGGGCTACGCCAAGGAGACCCTAGTCCTTTCCCCTTCTCTGGAGAAGCTCCTCGAGGACCCTGGCCTAAAGGCGGAGCGGGAGAAGGTGGTGCAGGCCTGCCCTAGGGAGGGGCCCTTGACCTTTTCCCGCTTCCTGAAGCCCCTGGAGGGTGGGCGCATCACCAGCGCTTTTGGTACCCGTCGGCGCTACGGCACCCTCTTCACCTCCTACCACGAGGGCCTGGACTTCGCCGCCCCACCCGGCACCCCGGTGCGGGCGGTGGCTGAGGGGGTGGTGGTGCTTTCCGAAAGGCTCAAGGTACGGGGGGAGGCGGTGGTGGTGGCCCACGGGATGGGCCTTTGCACGGGGTACTGGCACCTTTCGGAAAGGAGGGTGAGGGTGGGAGAGAGGGTGAAAGGGGGCCAGGTCATCGGCCTTTTGGGGAGCACGGGGCTTTCCACCGGGCCCCATCTGCACCTGGAGGTGCGCCTTTTCGGCATCCCCGTGGACCCCGCGCCCTTCTTCCAGGGCCTTCCCTCACCCTAG
- a CDS encoding response regulator transcription factor: protein MIRVLLADDHALFRQGLKSLLEAEGDFRVVGEAKDGWEALRHALEARPDVILMDIQMPNLDGVQATQAILKEWPEARVIILTMYRQDAYVFEAVKAGARGYLLKDTDASELIGAIRRVHAGEVLLDADLAGRIIQDFRVKKESSLPLHAELSEREIQILKLVAQGYTNLEIAAELQLSEKTVRNRLSEIFQKLHLNNRTQAALYAIREGLAGPEPQE, encoded by the coding sequence GTGATTCGGGTACTGTTAGCGGACGATCATGCCCTCTTCCGCCAGGGGCTCAAAAGTCTGTTGGAGGCGGAAGGGGATTTCCGGGTGGTGGGCGAGGCCAAGGACGGTTGGGAGGCGCTAAGGCATGCCCTCGAGGCCAGGCCGGATGTCATCCTCATGGACATCCAGATGCCGAACCTGGATGGGGTGCAGGCCACCCAGGCCATCCTCAAGGAGTGGCCCGAGGCCAGGGTGATCATCCTCACCATGTACCGCCAGGACGCTTACGTCTTCGAGGCGGTGAAGGCGGGGGCCCGGGGCTACCTCCTCAAGGACACGGATGCCAGCGAACTCATCGGGGCCATCCGCCGGGTGCACGCCGGGGAGGTGCTCTTGGATGCCGATCTGGCCGGGCGGATCATCCAGGACTTCCGGGTCAAGAAGGAGTCTAGCCTTCCCCTTCATGCCGAGCTTTCCGAGAGGGAGATTCAGATCCTCAAGCTGGTGGCCCAGGGCTACACCAACCTGGAGATCGCCGCCGAGCTTCAGCTCTCCGAGAAAACGGTGCGCAACCGCCTCTCCGAGATCTTCCAAAAACTCCACCTGAACAACCGCACCCAGGCGGCCCTTTACGCCATCCGGGAGGGGCTGGCCGGACCTGAGCCTCAGGAGTAG
- a CDS encoding M20/M25/M40 family metallo-hydrolase encodes MDPVRFLLELSPLVGEAARGDFVAAHLPRAQRDGLGNVWAGEGRVLLLAHLDTVLPPKPPKRVGERLYGPGVGDNSGGVAVLLSLPEMPGVVRAFTVGEEGLGNLKGARALVETLAPEVVVAVDGYLPGVVDRALGSLRFRITLLGRGGHAWGDRGTPNPVFALAEGLSRLHALFKEMGGEASLNASGLRGGEAVNAIPKEASALLEIRALEEEALRALYHKAQEVLEEAAQLHGVEVSLEVLGTRPAGSTATPKLLQAAEMALAKIGERPQFQPGSTDASAAIERGIPALALGVYRGGGAHTPEEWVLPQSLWEGREVLLAFLKALGVG; translated from the coding sequence GTGGACCCGGTACGGTTCCTCTTAGAACTCTCCCCCCTGGTGGGAGAAGCGGCCCGTGGGGATTTCGTGGCTGCCCACTTGCCCAGGGCGCAAAGAGACGGCCTGGGGAACGTGTGGGCGGGGGAGGGGCGGGTGTTGCTCCTCGCCCATCTGGACACGGTGTTGCCGCCTAAGCCCCCGAAGCGGGTGGGGGAGAGGCTCTATGGCCCTGGGGTGGGGGACAACTCGGGCGGGGTGGCCGTCCTCCTCTCTCTTCCCGAAATGCCCGGGGTGGTGCGGGCCTTCACCGTGGGGGAGGAGGGTCTGGGGAACCTCAAGGGGGCTAGGGCCTTGGTGGAAACCCTGGCTCCGGAGGTGGTGGTGGCGGTGGATGGGTATCTGCCGGGGGTGGTGGACCGGGCCTTGGGCTCGCTCCGCTTCCGGATCACCCTTCTGGGCCGGGGAGGCCACGCCTGGGGGGACAGGGGGACCCCTAACCCCGTGTTCGCCCTGGCGGAAGGGCTCTCCCGGTTACACGCCCTCTTTAAGGAAATGGGGGGCGAGGCCAGCCTGAACGCCAGCGGCCTCCGGGGGGGCGAGGCGGTAAACGCCATCCCCAAGGAGGCCTCGGCCTTGCTGGAGATCCGCGCCTTGGAGGAGGAGGCGCTTCGCGCCCTCTACCACAAGGCCCAGGAGGTCCTGGAGGAGGCGGCCCAACTCCATGGAGTGGAGGTTTCCCTGGAGGTCCTGGGGACGAGGCCTGCGGGGAGCACCGCCACGCCTAAGCTTCTGCAGGCGGCGGAGATGGCGCTGGCCAAGATCGGGGAGAGGCCCCAGTTCCAGCCGGGTTCCACCGATGCCAGCGCCGCCATCGAGCGGGGCATCCCCGCCTTGGCCCTGGGGGTGTACCGGGGGGGTGGGGCCCACACCCCGGAGGAATGGGTGCTTCCCCAAAGCCTTTGGGAGGGGCGGGAGGTGCTTCTGGCCTTTTTAAAGGCCCTTGGCGTAGGATAG
- a CDS encoding ABC transporter ATP-binding protein: MTGRSVLLRRLLPYLARYRTQYLLGVLSGLASIFFFVLSPYFLRKTIDAVGHGGPYGLYVLWLLLSAAATALLAYLMRRLSVAASRQVEYDLRRDLFRHLLRLDRGFYQETRVGDLMNRLNTDLSAVREMVGPGIMMGSRLSFLVLLAFAFMYAVNLRLALYLTLLLPAIAGVMFYLLRLVDRRYREAQEAFDQISTLAQEAFSGVRVVKGYALEERMLSRFRRLNQAYMAKSLALARVEGPMQALLGFLMGFAFLTVLWAGGDMVIRGRLTVGELVQFNAYLAQLTWPILGLGWVMAMYQRGLTSLGRLLELLDRKPAVQDQNPLLLGLQDLSGEVRFEKVSLYAGGRWLLKDITLTVPSGMTLGITGPTGSGKSLLMALVPRLLDPTEGRVYVGGYEVRRIPLPLLRQAVGVAPQEPFLFSETLLENIAFGLDTPDRERVEWAARLAGIHEEILSFPKGYETVLGERGVTLSGGQRQRVALARALAKGPKILILDEALSAVDTETEARILQGLKTVLGRQTTFLISHRTATLRHADWIIVLEEGRIVEEGTHESLLEAGGLYAELDRIQRMEREVEG, from the coding sequence ATGACCGGTCGGTCAGTCCTGTTGCGCCGCCTCCTCCCCTACCTGGCCCGCTACCGGACCCAGTACCTCCTGGGGGTGCTCTCCGGCCTGGCCTCCATCTTCTTCTTCGTCCTCTCCCCGTACTTCCTGCGCAAGACCATCGACGCCGTGGGGCATGGGGGCCCCTACGGGCTCTACGTCCTCTGGCTCCTCCTCTCCGCCGCGGCCACTGCCCTTCTGGCCTACCTCATGCGCCGCCTCTCGGTGGCCGCCAGCCGCCAGGTGGAGTACGACCTCAGGAGGGACCTCTTCCGCCACCTCCTCCGCCTGGACCGGGGCTTTTACCAAGAGACCCGGGTGGGCGACCTCATGAACCGCCTGAACACCGACCTCTCCGCGGTGCGGGAGATGGTGGGGCCGGGGATCATGATGGGCAGCCGCCTCTCCTTTCTCGTTCTCCTGGCCTTTGCCTTCATGTACGCGGTTAACCTGCGCCTGGCCCTCTACCTGACCCTTCTTCTCCCCGCCATCGCCGGGGTGATGTTCTACCTCCTCCGCCTGGTGGACCGCCGCTATCGGGAGGCCCAGGAGGCCTTCGACCAGATCAGCACCCTGGCCCAGGAGGCCTTCAGCGGGGTCCGGGTGGTCAAGGGGTACGCCCTCGAGGAGCGGATGCTCAGCCGCTTCCGCCGCCTCAACCAGGCCTACATGGCCAAGAGCCTGGCCCTGGCCCGGGTGGAAGGGCCCATGCAAGCCCTTTTGGGGTTCCTCATGGGCTTTGCCTTCCTCACTGTGCTTTGGGCGGGCGGGGACATGGTCATCCGGGGTAGGCTCACCGTGGGGGAGCTGGTCCAGTTCAACGCCTACCTGGCCCAGCTCACCTGGCCCATCCTGGGCCTGGGCTGGGTGATGGCCATGTACCAGCGGGGCCTCACCAGTCTGGGGCGGCTTCTTGAGCTTTTGGACAGGAAGCCCGCCGTGCAGGACCAGAACCCCCTCCTCTTGGGCCTCCAGGACCTCTCCGGGGAGGTGCGCTTCGAGAAGGTGAGCCTTTACGCCGGGGGGCGTTGGCTTCTCAAGGACATCACCCTCACCGTCCCCAGCGGCATGACCCTGGGCATCACCGGGCCCACCGGCTCCGGCAAGAGCCTTCTCATGGCCCTGGTGCCCCGCCTCCTGGACCCCACGGAGGGGCGGGTGTACGTGGGGGGGTATGAGGTGCGCCGCATCCCCCTCCCCCTCCTGCGCCAGGCGGTGGGGGTGGCCCCACAGGAGCCCTTTCTCTTCAGCGAGACCCTCCTTGAGAACATCGCCTTTGGCCTGGACACCCCGGACCGGGAGCGAGTGGAATGGGCGGCGAGGCTTGCGGGCATCCACGAGGAGATCCTCTCCTTCCCCAAGGGCTACGAAACGGTGCTAGGCGAGCGGGGGGTGACCCTCTCCGGGGGCCAGCGCCAGCGGGTGGCCCTGGCCCGGGCCCTGGCCAAAGGACCCAAGATCCTCATCCTGGACGAGGCCTTAAGCGCCGTGGACACCGAGACCGAGGCCCGCATCCTCCAGGGGCTCAAGACCGTCTTGGGCCGCCAGACCACCTTCCTCATCTCCCACCGCACCGCCACCCTGCGCCATGCGGACTGGATCATTGTCCTGGAGGAGGGGCGCATCGTGGAGGAGGGCACCCATGAGAGCCTCCTCGAGGCCGGAGGTCTCTATGCCGAGCTGGATCGCATCCAGCGCATGGAGCGGGAGGTGGAGGGGTAA